Below is a genomic region from Indicator indicator isolate 239-I01 unplaced genomic scaffold, UM_Iind_1.1 iindUn_scaffold_190, whole genome shotgun sequence.
CTGCCCCTCAGAGCCTCTTCCACATCCTTTTCCTTGCTCATCTCACCACatcccctctctgctcttcaacccaacccaagcccagctccacagcaccTCCTTGGCTTTCCTCTCCGTGCTGCAGGTGGTGGAACAGCTCTgggccagctcctctgctgggcaggctgaggaggaagggagcagcacctcctcagggcactgctggaggctgctctgtGACCTCCCAAGGGTGGTGAACCCTACCTGGCCCAGCTCTAATGGagggggcaggctctgctgtgccctcagCTGGAACCCAGCAGACTCCCAGCATCAGATTTCCTGGGATccatctcctccagcagctgctccctcaACCCCCCCCCCGCTTCCCTATATATATCTCTTGCCCTCTCCCCATCtcctctggctccagcctcgGTGCTGGCATCCTGAGGGCACAGCAGCCTCGGTGTTGGCATCCTGAGGGCACAGCAGCCTCGATCCTGGCATCCTGAGGACACAGCAGCCTCGGTCCTGGCATCCTGAGGGCACAGCAGCCTCGATGTTGGCATCCTGAGGGCACAGCAGCCTCGATCCTGGCATCCTGAGGACACAGCAGCCTCGGTGTTGGCATCCTGAGGGCACAGCAGCCTCGGTGCTGGCATCCTGAGGGCACAGCAGCCTCGATCCTGGCATCGTGAGGGCACAGCAGCCTCGGTCCTGGCATCCTGAGGACACAGCAGCCTCAATCCTGGCATCCTGAGGGCACAGCAGCCTCGGTGTTGGCATCCTGAGGACACAGCAGCCTCGGTGTTGGCATCCTGAGGGCACAGCAGCCTCGGTCCTGGCATCCTGAGGGCACAGCAGCCTCGGTGTTGGCATCCTGAGGGCACAGCAGCCTCGGTGTTGGCATCCTGAAGATACAGCAGCCTCGATCCTGGCATCCTGAGGGCACAGCAGCCTCGGTGTTGGCATCCTGAAGATACAGCAGCCTCGGTGTTGGCATCCTGAGGGCACAGCAGCTTCGGTCCTGGTATCCTGAGGGCACAGCAGCCTCGGTCCTGGCATCCTGAGGGCACAGCAGCCTCGGTGTTGGCATCCTGAGGGCACAGCAGCCTCGGTCCTGGCATCCTGAGGGCACAGCAGCCTCGATCCTGGCATCCTGAGGGCACAGCAGCCTCGGTCCTGGCATCCTGAGGACACAGCAGCCTCGGTCCTGGCATCCTGAGGGCACAGCAGCCTCGGTGTTGGCATCCTGAAGATACAGCAGCCTCGATCCTGGCATCCTGAGGGCACAGCAGCTTCGGTCCTGGTATCCTGAGGGCACAGCAGCCTCGGTCCTGGCATCCTGAGGGCACAGCAGCCTCGGTGTTGGCATCCTGAGGGCACAGCAGCCTCGATCCTGGCATCCTGAGGGCACAGCAGCCTCGGTCCTGGCATCCTGAGGGCACAGCAGCCTCGGTGTTGGCATCCTGAAGCCTCCAGCATGTGGGAGCTGCGCTCCATAGCCTTCACCCGAGCTGTCCTGGCTGAGTTCTTGGCTACTTTGCTCTTCATCCTCTTCggcctgggctctgccctcagctggccctcagctccctcccccagccccctgcagatcgCTTTGGCTTTCGGCTTGGCCATCGGCACCCTGGTGCAAGCCCTGGGGCACGTCAGCGGTGCCCACATCAACCCAGCAGTCACCCTGGCATGCCTGCTGGgctcccagctctccttcctCAGGGCACTCTTCTACGTGGTGGCTCAGCtgctggggggggtggtgggcgCTGCCATCCTGCACCAGCTCACCCCCCCGGACTGCCGCCGAGGCTTGGCCACCAACAAGGTAGGAACtcagctccccctccccacccccctcagGGGTGGGTAGGGAataggggaaggagggaggaagggctCCGGGAAAGGTGGATTGGGAAGGGTgagggatggggagaagggGGCTGGGGCCACTGGAGAGCATTCGGGGttcagagcaggggagggagaggcTGGCGGCAGCCTGGCacaaggaggctgctggagggggaTAGGaacctgctgggagcagggatggaggcagcagTCCAGGATCAttccaggagcagggatggaggtaGCAGTCCAGGATTGttccaggagcagggatggaggcagcagTCCAGAATCCTTCCAGGAGCAGGGATGAAGGCAGCACTGTGGGATCCttccaggagcagggatggaggcagcaCTCCAGGATCCttccaggagcagggatggaggcagcaCTTCAGGATccttgcaggagcagggatgaagGTAGCACCGTGGGATCCTTCCAGAAGCAGGATGAAGGCAGCAGTCCAGGATCCTTGCAGGGGCAGGGATAGAGAAAGGAGCCCAGGatccttccagcagcagggatggaggcagcagTCCAGGatccttccagcagcagggatggaggcagcagTCCAGAATCAttccaggagcagggatggaggcagcagTCCAGGatccttccagcagcagggatggagacAGCAGTCCAGGATCATTCCAacagcagggatggaggcagcagTCCAGAATCATTCCAGGAGAAGGGACGGAGGCAGCAgtctggaatcattccaggagcagggatggaggcagcagTCCAGGATCATTCCAGGAGAAGGGACGGAGGCAGCAgtctggaatcattccaggaGAAGGGACGGAGGCAGCAgtctggaatcattccaggagcagggatggaggcagcaCTCCAGGATccttgcaggagcagggatggaggcagcagGGGAGTGGGAAGGAGAAGATGGACACCACCTTGCTGGCaactgggaggcactggcagGACCCAGCTTGGCTTCCAGGGAACTTCAGAGGGTTATGAGAAAAGGACTCCTGGATTCCCCCAACCAAAGCTCTTCAGTCCCAGAAGAGTTGGGGTGTGGTGAAcccaagcagcaggagaggcttTGAAAGGTCCACTCCTGGTGTGTCCCACCTGGAACCACCTCAAGGCAAGAGGGGTTTGGGTGAGGAACTCTTTGGCTTCTTCATCTGGAAGAAAATAGCCTCAAAACTAAAGGAGGttggtggagagcagagctcaggaccTCAGCCAGGGGGACAGGAGCCACCTCCATGGCATCCCTGAGGAGAAGAGGGTTGGGAGCAGTGTTTGGGAGATGGTCCTGGTGCtggaagcagagggaaagaaagggcaGAGATCAGGGAatgggttgggaaagatcttGAAGATGGAGTCCAACtcttctctaactctaccaaggttGGGGTTGAGCCtcaccaccacagctccagggcttggaaacccctccagggatggggactccagggatgggccccaggagccatggccacagggttctggaacacctccagggatgaggactccaccatcacctccctgggcagcctgggccaggcttggagaacccttccagcagagaagtttcttctcatgtccaacctaaagctgcaccttgaggccatctcctcttgtcctgtcccttgtgcCTTGGCAGAAGAGTTCCAGCCAGgagacaggacaggaggagatggccccaggctgccccaggagagggtcaggttggacatcagaagaaacttctccactCAAAGGGTTCTgcaagcctggcccaggctgcccagagaggtgggggagtccccatgcctggaggggttttaaGGCcttagagatgtggtgctgagggccatggctcagccccagccttggtagagctgCAGAATGGTTGGGCTGATTGAGCtccaaggtcttctccaaccaaaccaGTTCCATGTCCCTAGGACTTCCTACAGATCACCCAACCCCTGCCCACTGATTCCCTTTGCCCTGTTCCTGGGAAgttcctcctccatctcctgctgctgtgtcccagatctcttccctctctctccttctctctctccaacaTCCTTTGGGTTCCCCTCAGGTCGGGTCTCCTCCTCTATGCTTCCTTCCCTGGGTTCCCCTTGGGTTGGATCTCCTCCTCCATGCTTCCTTCCCTGGGTTCCCCTCAGGTCGGGTCTCCTCCTCCATGCTTCCTTCTCTGGCTTCCCCTCAGCTTGGATCTCCTCCTCCATGCTTCCTTCCCTGGGTTCCCCTTGGGTTGGATCTCCTCCTCCATGCTTCCTTCTCTGGCTTCCCCTCAGCTTGGATCTCCTCCTCCATGCTTCCTTCCCTGGATTCCCCTCAGCTTGGATCTCCTCCTCCATGCTTCCTTCCCTGGGTTCCCCTTGGGTTGGATCTCCTCCTCCATGCTTCCTTCCCTGGGTTCTCCTCGGGTTGGATCTCCTCCTCCATGCTTCCTTCCCTGGCTTCCCCTCAGCTTGGATCTCCTCCATGCTTCCTTCCCTTGGGTTGGGTCTCCTCCTCCACTCTTCCACCCTTACCACCAagccctcctgacccccagccacCTTCTTGCTCCCCTTGCAGCTGTACAATGAGACCACCACGGGACAGGCAGTGACTGTGGAGCTCTTCCTCACCTTCCAGCTCGTCCTCTGCATCTTTGCTTCCACCGATGAGCGCCGGGAGGACAACCTGGGCTCCCCTGCCCTCTCCATTGGCTTCTCTGTGGCTGTGGGACATCTTCTGGGGGTGAGTGGAAAGGGCTCCATGTCCACACTTCTCAAGTTTGACTTCATATGGAGGGTCAAATTCTGCTGGgctggtccaggctggatggggacCTGGCCCTCATGGTGGCCATGGGcttggaggggacagaggagaaGGATCCCACCAGAGGGTCATGgaaatgtttgggttgggaaagctcTCCAAGAGTGAGTCCAAACCTCAACCACCAACCCaagaggagtagctgagggggAAGttgaggctgcaggagaggaggctgaggggagaccttctggctccctgcaagtacctgagaggaggctggagccagggggggttgggctcttgggACAagggcaggacaagaggagatgacctcaagctgccccagggcaggttcaggttggccctgaggagaaacttctcccctggaagggttctccaagcctgtcccaggctgcccagggaggtggtggtggagtcctcatccctggaggtgttccagcaccctgtggccatggctcttgtggccatggtttggtggccatggagggCTTGGGTTGGTGCtggcctggatgaccttggagctctcttccaagcaggacaattctgtgattctgagaggagctggcagcagttgGGGCAGAGGCAAAGTGGTCactgcccagcaggagctgtctgtgGGGTCAGAGTGGGGCAAAGCTTTCAGGTGCTGAAAGCTCTTCTTTGGGTggaaggggaaactgaggcagcagcaggtgatgtGCCCTGCTGGGAGGCCCCCACACAGCTCCAGGAACAGAAGCAAACTCCCTCCAGGGCCAGGCCAGTGCTGGGCTTCCAACAACCTGTCCTGAGACCAGCAGGACACAGCCACCTGGCTCTTGGATCCTCTTGCTTCTTCTGCCCCTTCTCAGAGGTGGCTTTGGGACATTCCCCTGCTGCCAGGGCCTGGAGTTTGCCCATTGGAAGCTGAGCAGGCACTGGAGCCAGGGAgcagtccccatgcctggaggggttccagacccctgtggccatggtggggttgggttgctgcttgtcctggatgaccttagaaagcttctccaacccaaggaggagaaggaggagaaccctgctgtgaggagcagcaacTTGCTGCAGGGCTAAGGCCAGCaggaagctgtccctgcagcccttgccatgctgcagggcacatccccagcctgcagctgagctgcagcaagctCAGGACACCCAAACCCTTGGCTCAGCACCCAGGAGAGTCCTTCCAGATGCTGCCAGCTCATCCATGGTTGACTCAGCTCTGGGAGCTTCCCAGCTTCCCTTttcctggagcagggctggtggggtagagaaggaggaaggctgctgctgaagcacgGCAGAGGCTCAGCCTGGGATGGTTCCCGAGGTGCTGAAAGGGCTTAAAGCtaacccaggctgctgctgctgccccccagATCCGTTACACAGGCTGCTCCATGAACCCAGCCAGGTCCTTTGCCCCTGCTGTCATCGAGGGAGACTTCACTGACCACTGGGTAAGGTCCCCTCCTTGCTTTGCTTGACCCCCCCTAAACCCCCCAGCATTCCTGGAAACCCAAGGAGCCAGCCAGGTTCTTGCCTTCCCaggccagctcccagcctggaggagggctgcagggattaggagcaggaggtggagctgctgggtgctTAATTGGCTTAATTGGCTCAGCCCAGCTGGGTGCATTGCAACAGGGGCAGGGTGTGGGAGGTGTTGACCATGACTTAGCAGAACAGATGGAGGGGGAAGGTCCTCTGGGTGGCAAGGCAGGAAGGTCACCaagaggatcagagggctgcagaacctcccctgtgggccaggctgggagagttggggctgttggggatggagaagagaaggctgcagggagagctcagagcagcttcaagaagctgaagaggctccaggagagctggggagggacttgggacaagggctgggagtggcaggatgaggggggAGGGAtttgagctgggaaaggggagatggagaggggagaggaggaagaaattctggagagtgaggctggggagagcctggcacaggctgcccagggaggttgtggagtctccacccctggaggtgttccaggaagctgtggccatggtttggtggccatggaagggttgggttgatgttggccTGGATGTTCTTGAGGGCTTCTccccacccaaacaattccatgattccctgaTATTTTCCAGATTCCTTTAGGAGCACTCCCAGGCATTTCCACCTGGAGAGAGCACATCTGGAGCAAGAGCTGTGGGGGTCCAGGGAGATGTGCTCAGAGGTGTCCAGCCCAAGCTGGtgacctcctcttcctctctggtGGTCCAGGGAGATGTGCTCAGAGGTGTCCAGCCCAAGCTGGtgacctcctcctctccatagCATTGTGTCAATGATAGAatcctaggttggaagggacctcaaggtccaacctttcagggtgatgaaggtgggcagggaggggtgATGAagatgggcagggagaggggatgaagatgggcagggagaggtggtgaaggtgggcagggagaggtggtgaaggtgggcagggagaggggatgaaggtgggcagggagaggggatgaagatgggcagggagaggtggtgaaggtgggcagggagaggggatgaaggtgggcagggagaggtggtgaaggtgggcagggagagggaatgaaggtgggcagggagaggggatgaaggtgggcagggagaggtggtgaaggtgggcagggagaggggatgaaggtgggcagggagaggggatgaaggtgggcagggagaggtggtgaaggtgggcagggagaggggatgaaggtgggcagggagaggggatgaaggtgggcagggagagggaatgaaggtgggcagggagaggggatgaaggtgggcagggagaggtgGTGAAGGTGGGCAGGGAGATGTTTCTCCACCCCCCAAGCATGGTGGCCCCTGGCATTAAGGGAGGTCATGCAGCTGTCAGCAgagggagggtggaaggggctGGTGAGGTCTCTCCAGGCAGTGGGTGGGAGCCAGGCCAGCACTGATGGCCCAAGCagagccaggccaggccaggcagcACCACAGGTCCCCTCCAATGCTCCTGCCTCAGGTCCTGCCTCAGGTCCtggctcctctccttcctccacccTCCTGGGCTGCTTCTCTCTCACCcaactcttctctttcccccacCAGGTCTTCTGGGTGGGTCCCTTGGtcggggcagcagcagcc
It encodes:
- the LOC128980449 gene encoding aquaporin-2-like produces the protein MWELRSIAFTRAVLAEFLATLLFILFGLGSALSWPSAPSPSPLQIALAFGLAIGTLVQALGHVSGAHINPAVTLACLLGSQLSFLRALFYVVAQLLGGVVGAAILHQLTPPDCRRGLATNKLYNETTTGQAVTVELFLTFQLVLCIFASTDERREDNLGSPALSIGFSVAVGHLLGIRYTGCSMNPARSFAPAVIEGDFTDHWVFWVGPLVGAAAASILYNYLLFPQAKSFSERLAILKGLEPEEDWAEREARRRQSVELHSPQSLPRGMAEKV